In Trichomycterus rosablanca isolate fTriRos1 chromosome 4, fTriRos1.hap1, whole genome shotgun sequence, one DNA window encodes the following:
- the prmt5 gene encoding protein arginine N-methyltransferase 5 translates to MASASTGSRVSCGRDLSCVPEVADTLSAVAKLGFDFLCMPLFHPRFRREYELKPAKIRPGAQTRSDLLLCGRDWNTLIVGKLSPWIEVDSELISERRNSEAALIQELNFCAYLGLPAFMIPLRGPQCANLARFLLNHIHTGHHSSMFWVRVPLLVPDDTREDLIENESCNQIDNGNNEEKTWEWWHSFRTLCDYNKRICLAIDIGADLPSDTVIDKWLGEPIKAAILPTSIFLTNKKGFPVLSKAHQCIIFRLFKLETQFIFTGTSRHSEKDFRTYLQYLEYLNQNRPAPNAYEMFAKGYEDYLQSPLQPLMDNLESQTYEVFEKDPIKYSQYQQAVYRCLLDRVSEEQMETNVQVLMVLGAGRGPLVNASLRAAKQANRKLRVYAVEKNPNAVITLENWKFEEWGDQVTVVSCDMREWEAPEKADIIVSELLGSFGDNELSPECLDGAQHFLKDDGVSIPSSYTSFLAPLSSSKLYNEVRNCRERDKDPECHFEMPYVVRLHNFHQLADPKPCFTFVHPSTDMNNNRYQCLRFSVACNSVLHGFAGYFETTLYKDVMLSIRPETHSPGMFSWFPILFPLKQPIPMSGGGGDVSVKFWRCNNGKKVWYEWAVTEPICSAIHNPAGRSYTIGL, encoded by the exons ATGGCGTCCGCCAGCACCGGGAGCAGGGTCTCTTGCGGGAGAGATTTAAGTTGTGTTCCCGAGGTGGCAGATACTCTTTCTGCTGTCGCGAAGCTGGG ATTTGACTTCCTGTGCATGCCCCTGTTCCATCCACGGTTCCGGAGAGAGTATGAATTAAAACCTGCTAAAATCAGACCAGGAGCTCAAACACGCTCTGACCTGTTGCTGTGTGGACGAG ACTGGAACACACTTATTGTGGGAAAACTTTCACCATGGATTGAGGTAGACTCCGAACTGATTTCAGAGCGCAGGAACTCGGAGGCA GCACTGATACAGGAGCTGAATTTCTGTGCCTATCTCGGTCTGCCAGCCTTCATGATTCCTCTGAGGGGCCCACAGTGTGCAAACTTGGCTCGATTTTTACTGAACCACATCCATACAGGACATCACTCTTCAATG tTCTGGGTCCGAGTCCCTCTATTGGTGCCTGATGACACTCGTGAGGACCTGATTGAGAATGAGTCGTGTAACCAAATTGATAATGGCAACAATGAAGAGAAAACCTGGGAATG GTGGCATTCATTCAGGACACTCTGTGACTACAACAAAAGGATTTGCCTTG CCATTGACATTGGTGCAGATCTGCCTTCTGACACCGTTATTGACAAGTGGCTTGGGGAACCAATCAAAGCTGCCATTCTTCCCACCAGCATATTTTTGACAAATAAGAAAGGATTTCCAGTTCTTTCAAAAGCTCATCAGTGTATTATATTTCGTCTTTTTAAG CTGGAGACTCAGTTTATATTTACTGGGACAAGTCGCCACAGTGAGAAGGACTTCCGCACTTACCTGCAGTATCTGGAGTACCTCAACCAAAATCGCCCAGCACCCAATGCTTATGAGATGTTTGCCAAGGGATATGAGGACTACCTACAATCACCATTACAG cctttaATGGACAATTTGGAGTCACAGACATATGAGGTTTTTGAAAAAGATCCCATTAAATATTCACAATACCAGCAG GCAGTATATAGATGTCTTCTTGATAGAGTTTCAGAGGAGCAAATGGAAACCAATGTACA GGTATTGATGGTGCTAGGCGCTGGACGAGGCCCTCTGGTGAATGCATCACTGCGTGCAGCCAAGCAGGCAAACAGAAAGTTGCGTGTGTATGCTGTAGAGAAAAACCCCAATGCAGTTATTAC gttggaaaactggaaGTTTGAAGAATGGGGAGATCAGGTGACTGTTGTGTCATGTGACATGAGGGAGTGGGAAGCCCCAGAAAAAGCTGACATCATTGTCAGCGAGCTTTTAGGCTCCTTTGGTGACAATGAACTTTCACCTGAGTGCCTTGATGGAGCACAGCACTTTCTCAAAG atgatGGGGTGAGTATTCCTAGCTCCTACACCTCGTTTTTAGCACCCTTGTCCTCATCAAAGCTCTATAATGAAGTGCGAAACTGTCGGGAGCGGGACAAGGACCCTGAGTGCCATTTTGAGATGCCGTATGTTGTGAGGCTACACAACTTCCACCAGCTTGCTGACCCTAAACCATGCTTTACATTTGTACACCCAAGCACAG ATATGAACAATAACAGATACCAGTGTCTGCGCTTCTCTGTAGCCTGCAACTCTGTGCTTCATGGTTTTGCGGGATATTTTGAGACTACACTGTACAAAGACGTTATGCTTA GTATTAGACCAGAAACACATTCACCAGGAATGTTCTCATGGTTCCCCATTCTTTTTCCTCTAAAA CAACCTATTCCCAtgtctggtggtggtggtgatgtgaGTGTAAAGTTCTGGAGGTGTAATAATGGGAAGAAGGTTTGGTACGAGTGGGCTGTCACTGAACCCATCTGCTCAGCAATCCACAACCCTGCTGGACGGTCCTACACTATTGGCTTGTAG